One genomic region from Equus asinus isolate D_3611 breed Donkey chromosome 8, EquAss-T2T_v2, whole genome shotgun sequence encodes:
- the LOC139046027 gene encoding putative olfactory receptor 2B8, giving the protein MDAETEKKNGSSFTGFVLLAFSDRPQLELVLFVVLLIFYIFTLLGNTTIIALSHLDPHLHTPMYFFLSNLSFLDLCDTTSIIPQLLVNLSGADKCVSFAGCVVQLYISLGLGCTECILLGVMAFDRYVAVCRPLHYTVIMPPRLCVLMASASWFIGFANSLLQTVLIFLLPFCGRNKLDHFLCEIPALLKLACVDTTMNESELFFASVIILLIPVALIILSYGGIVRAISRIKSATGQRKAFGICGSHLTVVTLFYGTAIYAYLQPSNNYSQDQGKFIALFYTIVTPMINPLIYTVRNKDVKGAMRKVLWKDYDSR; this is encoded by the exons ATGGATGCCGa GACGGAAAAGAAAAACGGAAGTTCTTTCACTGGCTTTGTCCTGCTGGCTTTCTCTGACAGGCCTCAACTGGAGCTGGTCCTCTTTGTGGTTCTTTTGATCTTCTATATCTTCACTTTGCTGGGAAACACAACCATCATCGCATTGTCCCACCTGGACCCACATCTTCACacccctatgtactttttcctctccaacctcagcttTCTGGACCTGTGTGACACTACCAGCATTATTCCGCAGCTCCTGGTCAATCTCAGTGGAGCTGACAAGtgtgtctcctttgctggttgtGTAGTTCAGCTGTACATCTCTCTAGGATTGGGATGCACCGAATGCATTCTCTTAGGAGTTATGGCATTTGACCGTTATGTAGCTGTTTGCAGGCCCCTTCATTACACAGTAATCATGCCTCCCCGTCTCTGTGTCCTGATGGCTTCTGCTTCATGGTTTATTGGTTTTGCCAACTCCTTATTGCAGACAGTCCTCATCTTCCTTTTACCATTTTGTGGGAGGAATAAACTAGACCACTTCCTTTGTGAGATTCCTGCATTGCTCAAACTTGCCTGTGTTGACACCACTATGAATGAGTCTGAGCTCTTCTTTGCCAGTGTTATCATTCTTCTCATACCTGTTGCATTAATTATCCTCTCCTATGGTGGGATTGTCAGGGCCATCTCAAGAATAAAGTCTGCAACAgggcagagaaaagcatttgggATATGTGGATCCCACCTCACAGTGGTCACTCTGTTCTATGGCACAGCCATCTATGCTTATCTCCAGCCCAGCAACAACTACTCTCAGGATCAGGGCAAGTTCATAGCTCTCTTCTACACCATCGTTACTCCCATGATCAACCCCCTCATATATACAGTGCGGAATAAGGATGTGAAGGGAGCAATGAGGAAGGTGCTTTGGAAGGACTATGACTCCAGATAA